In one window of Micromonospora cathayae DNA:
- a CDS encoding serine hydrolase domain-containing protein, with the protein MTDHDSLPARVPDQDSRQARVTGQDSLQVRVTGQDSRQVGVTGQDSLQARVQRTIDDLVASGQETGIQVAAYLDGRMIVDACAGVADPATGRPVTADTPFFAYSTGKGLTSTVVHVLAERGALDHDLPIARVWPEFGRHGKDGVTLRHALTHSAGVPALPADVTPTDFTDWERMCRIVADSELRWAPGTATGYHVWTYGWLVGEVVRRVTGRTVSQVLAEEVTGPLGLAGELFLAVPGSELGRLARLVDGNWSAMLATMRAHLPHFDLAVPPAVAPDAAFGNRADLLRAELPAVGTVTARGMARLYAALIGTLDGVRLVSPGRLTELSTTQIAGVDWTLGLEIAWGLGYGVDPDGSFGTGGVGGSLAYAYPELGLTVAATKNRLSAGDGDPMEQLRVMIRDAVAGDGRPGATTR; encoded by the coding sequence ATGACGGACCACGACAGCCTTCCCGCGCGGGTACCGGACCAGGACAGCCGCCAGGCCCGGGTGACCGGCCAGGACAGCCTCCAGGTACGCGTGACCGGCCAGGACAGCCGCCAGGTAGGCGTGACCGGCCAGGACAGCCTCCAGGCGCGGGTGCAGCGGACGATCGACGATCTCGTCGCCTCCGGGCAGGAGACCGGGATCCAGGTGGCGGCCTACCTGGACGGCAGGATGATCGTCGACGCCTGCGCCGGTGTCGCCGACCCGGCCACCGGACGGCCGGTCACCGCTGACACCCCGTTCTTCGCCTACTCCACGGGTAAGGGCCTCACCTCCACGGTGGTGCACGTGCTCGCCGAGCGCGGCGCACTGGACCACGACCTGCCGATCGCCCGGGTGTGGCCGGAGTTCGGCCGGCACGGCAAGGACGGGGTGACACTGCGGCACGCGCTGACCCACTCGGCGGGCGTGCCGGCGCTGCCGGCCGACGTCACCCCGACGGACTTCACCGACTGGGAGCGGATGTGCCGGATCGTCGCCGACAGCGAGCTGCGGTGGGCGCCCGGCACCGCCACCGGCTACCACGTCTGGACGTACGGGTGGCTGGTCGGCGAGGTGGTCCGCCGGGTGACCGGGCGTACCGTCTCGCAGGTGCTCGCCGAGGAGGTGACCGGGCCGCTCGGCCTGGCCGGGGAACTCTTCCTCGCCGTACCCGGGTCGGAACTCGGTCGGCTGGCCCGGCTGGTCGACGGGAACTGGTCGGCGATGCTGGCGACGATGCGCGCCCACCTGCCGCACTTCGACCTGGCGGTGCCGCCGGCCGTCGCCCCGGACGCCGCGTTCGGCAACCGGGCCGACCTGCTGCGGGCCGAGCTGCCGGCGGTCGGGACGGTCACCGCGCGGGGCATGGCCAGGCTGTACGCCGCCCTGATCGGCACGCTCGACGGGGTACGGCTGGTCTCCCCCGGCCGGCTGACGGAACTGTCCACCACCCAGATAGCGGGAGTGGACTGGACGCTCGGCCTGGAGATCGCCTGGGGGCTCGGGTACGGCGTGGATCCCGACGGCTCGTTCGGCACCGGCGGGGTCGGCGGCAGTCTCGCGTACGCCTATCCGGAGCTGGGCCTGACCGTCGCCGCCACGAAGAACCGGCTCTCGGCCGGCGACGGGGACCCGATGGAGCAGCTCCGGGTGATGATCCGGGACGCGGTCGCCGGCGACGGACGACCTGGTGCCACGACCCGGTGA
- the rnhA gene encoding ribonuclease HI: MVDTTTGAGTETTGRVVEIWTDGACSGNPGPGGWGVVLRYGAHERELSGGEPTATTNNRMELMAAIQALESLTRPVVVRLHTDSTYVRNGITSWLAGWQRNGWLTAAKQPVKNADLWQRLATACARHQVSWHWVKGHNGHPENERADALANRGLTEARSASHAGAR, translated from the coding sequence ATGGTGGACACGACGACCGGAGCCGGCACGGAGACCACGGGCCGGGTGGTGGAGATCTGGACCGACGGGGCGTGCAGCGGGAATCCCGGCCCCGGTGGCTGGGGCGTCGTCCTGCGTTACGGCGCGCACGAACGGGAACTCAGCGGCGGCGAGCCGACCGCGACCACCAACAACCGGATGGAGTTGATGGCCGCCATCCAGGCCCTGGAGAGCCTGACCCGGCCGGTCGTCGTCCGGCTGCACACCGACAGCACGTACGTGCGTAACGGCATCACCAGTTGGCTCGCCGGGTGGCAGCGCAACGGCTGGTTGACCGCGGCGAAACAGCCGGTCAAGAACGCCGACCTGTGGCAGCGGCTGGCCACTGCCTGCGCCCGGCACCAGGTGAGCTGGCACTGGGTGAAGGGCCACAACGGACACCCGGAGAACGAGCGGGCGGACGCGCTGGCGAACCGGGGCCTGACCGAGGCCCGTTCGGCGTCCCACGCCGGGGCACGCTGA
- a CDS encoding ArsR/SmtB family transcription factor has protein sequence MCEVGMDAVFRALADPSRRRLLDSLHERNGQTLRELCAGLEMTRQAVSKHLAVLEAADLVTTRRQGRAKLHHLNAAPINAVADRWIGRYHREQARALADLRRALEQPPMAAPTFVYTTYVNTTPEQLWRALTEPAFTRRYWGGAALESDWRVGSPIRWQDAPDEEPRDLGQRVLEAEPYRRLSYSWHLMQPGHAEFFGWSAEEFAEAARERRSRVTFELEPYGSGVRLTVVHDDFDPGSRMHQAISGQLDGSGGWPELLASMKTLLETGAPLPTP, from the coding sequence ATGTGCGAGGTGGGGATGGACGCGGTGTTCCGGGCACTGGCCGACCCGAGCCGACGCCGACTGCTCGACAGCCTCCACGAGCGCAACGGACAGACGCTGCGTGAACTCTGCGCCGGGCTGGAGATGACCCGCCAGGCGGTGAGCAAACACCTGGCCGTCCTGGAGGCCGCCGACCTGGTGACCACCCGGCGGCAGGGCCGCGCGAAGCTGCACCACCTCAACGCCGCGCCGATCAACGCCGTCGCCGACCGCTGGATCGGCCGCTATCACCGGGAACAGGCCCGCGCTCTCGCGGACCTGCGGAGAGCATTGGAGCAACCACCCATGGCCGCACCCACCTTCGTCTACACCACGTACGTCAACACCACCCCGGAACAACTCTGGCGGGCCCTGACCGAGCCGGCCTTCACCCGTCGGTACTGGGGCGGTGCGGCGCTGGAGTCCGACTGGCGGGTCGGCTCACCGATCCGCTGGCAGGACGCCCCCGACGAGGAGCCCCGGGATCTCGGCCAGCGGGTGCTCGAAGCCGAGCCCTACCGCCGGCTCTCCTACAGCTGGCACCTCATGCAGCCGGGACACGCCGAGTTCTTCGGCTGGTCGGCCGAGGAGTTCGCCGAGGCGGCCCGGGAGCGGCGGTCCCGCGTGACCTTCGAGCTGGAACCGTACGGCTCCGGTGTCCGGCTCACCGTCGTACACGACGACTTCGACCCGGGCAGCCGGATGCACCAGGCGATCAGCGGCCAGCTCGACGGTAGCGGCGGCTGGCCCGAGCTACTCGCCAGCATGAAGACCCTGCTGGAGACTGGCGCACCGCTGCCCACCCCCTGA